From one Cyprinus carpio isolate SPL01 chromosome B3, ASM1834038v1, whole genome shotgun sequence genomic stretch:
- the tmem205 gene encoding transmembrane protein 205 encodes MATEGDPTDFVKVLHLLVISFTWGMQVWVSFIAGFVLISQVSMHTFGLVQSKLFPFYFYCLLGANAVSLAIYAVYHPRELLDWHEGLQMILFFVAVIMAGLNAQWFGPSATECMLVMQEIEKEHGLGNQVGMSSNKEGYTKLREQDPKYKEHRATFYRYHGLSNLCNLIGFFSTTINLIYLALHLGTI; translated from the exons ATGGCTACCGAGGGAGACCCAACTGACTTTGTGAAAGTGCTTCACCTTCTGGTGATTTCCTTCACCTGGGGAATGCAGGTGTGGGTGTCTTTCATAGCAG gttttgtGCTGATTTCCCAGGTATCCATGCACACGTTCGGTCTTGTGCAAAGCAAGTTATTCCCATTTTATTTCTACTGTCTGCTGGGTGCTAATGCAGTCAGTCTGGCCATATATGCGGTGTACCACCCTAGAGAACTGCTGGACTGGCATGAGGGCCTACAG ATGATTTTGTTCTTTGTGGCCGTGATCATGGCTGGTCTGAACGCGCAGTGGTTTGGTCCGTCTGCCACGGAGTGCATGCTGGTCATGCAGGAGATCGAGAAGGAACACGGTCTGGGGAATCAGGTGGGTATGAGCTCCAATAAGGAAGGATACACCAAACTCCGTGAACAGGACCCAAAATACAAGGAGCACAGGGCCACCTTCTACCGCTACCATGGTCTCTCCAACCTCTGCAACCTTATAGGCTTTTTCTCCACTACCATCAATCTCATTTACCTGGCCCTCCATTTGGGAACTATATGA
- the cnn1b gene encoding calponin-1, with translation MTTQFKSGPAFGLSAEVKSKLAHKYDPQKEEELRMWINEVTGRKLPENFMEGLKDGVILCELINTLQPGSVKKINNSPQNWHQLENIGNFVRAIQEYGLKPHDIFEANDLFENVNHTQVQSTLITLAGMAKSKGFHSKYDVGVKYAEKQQRKFAPEKLKEGRNIIGLQMGTNKFASQKGMTSYGTRRHLYDPKTGMENPLDQSTISLQMGTNKGASQAGMTAPGTKRQIFDKKLDMEMCDTSTVSLQMGTNKVASQTGMTVYGLPRQVYDSKYCSSPNDYINNGQDSEMDGYQYSD, from the exons ATGACAACGCAATTCAAGAGCGGACCTGCCTTTGGACTGTCTGCGGAGGTCAAGAGTAAG cTGGCCCACAAATATGACCCACAAAAGGAGGAGGAGCTAAGAATGTGGATCAATGAGGTCACAGGTCGCAAACTTCCCGAGAACTTCATGGAGGGTCTGAAAGACGGAGTTATACTCTGCGA GCTTATCAACACTCTTCAGCCCGGTTCTGTAAAAAAGATCAACAACTCTCCTCAAAACTGGCATCAG CTGGAAAATATTGGTAATTTCGTCCGAGCCATTCAAGAGTATGGACTGAAGCCGCATGATATATTTGAAGCCAACGACCTGTTTGAGAACGTCAACCACACTCAGGTCCAGAGCACACTTATTACACTGGCTGGGATG GCAAAATCTAAAGGCTTCCATTCTAAATATGACGTTGGAGTGAAATATGCAGAGAAACAACAGCGCAAATTTGCTCCTGAGAAACTAAAGGAGGGACGCAATATTATTGGTCTGCAG ATGGGCACCAATAAGTTTGCCAGTCAGAAGGGTATGACATCTTACGGCACACGGCGTCACCTCTATGACCCAAAGACGGGTATGGAGAACCCTCTGGACCAATCAACAATCAGCCTGCAGATGGGCACCAACAAAGGAGCCAGTCAG GCCGGCATGACAGCACCCGGCACCAAGCGCCAGATCTTCGATAAGAAGCTGGACATGGAGATGTGTGACACCTCTACCGTCTCGCTGCAGATGGGCACCAATAAAGTGGCGTCCCAGACCGGCATGACGGTGTACGGTCTGCCCCGTCAGGTGTACGACAGCAAGTACTGCTCCAGCCCTAATGACTACATCAACAACGGCCAGGACTCAGAGATGGATGGATATCAGTATTCCGACTAG